The Algoriphagus halophilus genome window below encodes:
- a CDS encoding inositol monophosphatase family protein, whose product MDTQNQLSTLLEQTQEIAKNVGSFIRKERQHFSADKVEHKGFNDLVSYVDKEAEKMIVAALSKILPEAGFITEEGTNSTQADQYNWVIDPLDGTTNFIHGIPVFAVSIALMEYDEVILGVVYEVNRHECFYAMKGGGAFCNDTKIKVSSAPDLSASLIATGFPYYNFELIDKYLFALKIFMQKTHGIRRFGSAATDLCYVAAGRIEGFFEYNLNSYDVAAGALIVQEAGGAVTDFSGGKNYIFGREIIASNHHIQEDFTKEIQTIWQ is encoded by the coding sequence ATGGATACCCAGAATCAATTAAGTACGCTCCTGGAGCAAACTCAGGAAATTGCCAAGAACGTCGGTTCTTTTATTAGAAAAGAGCGTCAACATTTCAGTGCAGATAAAGTGGAGCACAAAGGCTTTAACGATTTGGTTTCTTATGTAGATAAAGAAGCCGAGAAAATGATTGTAGCTGCCCTATCCAAAATCCTTCCTGAAGCCGGTTTTATTACAGAAGAGGGGACCAACAGCACCCAAGCGGATCAATACAATTGGGTGATTGATCCATTGGATGGAACCACAAATTTCATTCATGGAATCCCTGTTTTTGCAGTGAGTATTGCTTTGATGGAATACGATGAAGTGATTTTGGGAGTGGTTTATGAAGTGAATAGACATGAATGCTTTTATGCCATGAAAGGTGGCGGAGCCTTCTGTAACGATACCAAAATAAAAGTGAGTTCGGCTCCAGACTTGTCAGCTTCTCTGATAGCTACAGGTTTCCCTTATTACAATTTTGAATTGATCGATAAGTATTTGTTTGCCTTGAAGATCTTTATGCAAAAGACCCATGGGATTCGAAGGTTTGGCAGCGCAGCAACAGATCTTTGCTATGTGGCCGCTGGAAGGATTGAAGGATTTTTTGAATACAACCTGAATTCATACGATGTGGCTGCCGGTGCTTTGATAGTTCAAGAAGCAGGAGGAGCAGTAACTGATTTCTCAGGAGGGAAGAATTATATTTTCGGAAGAGAGATTATTGCTAGCAATCACCACATTCAAGAAGACTTCACCAAGGAGATTCAGACAATCTGGCAATAG